The region CAGGTACCAGGACAGGTCCGCAATCGGCTCACCAATCGGGCTGACGCTGGCTTGCTGGAGGTCGGCGCACGACAACGGGCGATAGGTGACGTGTACGGTGGTCTCGGTGATGCCGTACATGTTGACCAGGCGTGGGGCCTGGTCACCAAAGCGCTGGAACCAGGGCGCCAGGCTGCCGATATCGAGGGCTTCGCCGCCGAACACCACATGCCGCAGGCGGCTGTCACGCTGAAGGTGCTGTTCGGCGCAGGCCACATGCATGAGCTGGCGAAAAGCCGAAGGGGTCTGGTTGAGGACGCTGACGCCTTCGTCGCACAGCAAGGCGTAGAAGTCGTCGGGGGCACGCGTGGTGTCTTGAGGCACGATCAGCAGGCGACCACCATGGAGCAGGGCCCCGAAGATCTCCCACACCGAGAAGTCGAAGGCATAGGAGTGGAACAGGCTCCAGACATCGTTGTGGTCGAAGCCGAACCAATCCTGGGTGGCGTCGAACAGGCGCAGCACGTTGCGGTGCGGCAGCAGCGTGCCTTTGGGCCGGCCGGTGGAGCCTGAGGTGTAGATGACATAGGCCAGGTTGTCTGGACTCAGGGCAACCTCCGGGTTGTGCTCGGGCTGCTCGGCAAAGCTCGCGTCGAGGGCGACGGTTGCCAGCCCTTCGGGCAGTGGCAGATGCTGGAGCACTGCCGGTTGACCGAGCAGCAGGGCGATGCCGCTGTCTTCGATCATGTAGGCCAAGCGGTCCTCGGGGTACTGCGGGTCGAGCGGTACATAGGCGCCGCCGGCCTTGAGGATGGCGAGGATAGCCACAAGCATGTCGAAGGACCGCGCGCAGGCCAGGCCAACCAGGCGGTCGGGGCCGACGCCCTGGCTGATCAGGTGATGGGCCAGGCGGTTGGCGCGACGGTTGAGCGCCTCATAACTCAGGTGCTGGCCTTCAAAGGTCAGGGCGATGGCCGCGGGGCGCAGGGTGGCCTGGCGCTCGATCAAGGTGTGCAGGCAGTGTTCGACGTCAAAGACTTGGGGGGTCGGGTTCCACTGGGCAATGGCTGCACGTTGCGCCTCGCCGCTCAGCAGTGTTAACTCGCCCAAGGCCTGCTGCGGGTTGGCCAGCATGGCACGCAGCAAGGCCTCCACTTGCTGCCCAAGGCGTTGAATGTCGGCGCTGCAGAAGGCTGCGTGGGCATGGCTGAACTGCAGGGTGAGTTCATCGCCCAGGATCGCCTGCAGGGTCAGTGGGTAGTTGGTCTGCTCTTGGTTGCGCACATTGGCAAAACGTGGCCCGTTGCCGCGCGCTTGTTGTAGGGCCTGGGCCACAGGGTAGTTCTCGAATACCAGAATATTGTCGAACAGCGCCTCGCCGCCCTGAGCCACCCAGCGCTGGATCTCGTACAGCGGCGCATGCTCCTGCTCGCGCAATGCCAGGCCCTGGGCCTGGACCTGCTGCAACCAGTCGGCAACGCGAAGCTCGGCACGAGGGGAAGCCACCACCGGCAGGGTGTTAATGAACAGACCGACCTGTTGCTCGATGCCCTTCAAGCCGCTCGGGCGGCCCGACACTGTGGTGCCGAAGGTGACCGTGGCCTGACCGGTTAGGCGTTGCAGCAGAAGAATCCACGCCGCCTGTAGCACGGTGTTAAAGGTCACTTTTTGTTGCCGGGCGAAGGCATTCAGCGCGGCGGTGCTGGTGGCATCGAGGCGGTGGAAATGCTCACCGTGGCCTTGGGCTGCGTAGCCATTGGGGGCCAGGGCGTGAGCCAGTAGCGTGGGGGCCTCGAAGTGTGAGAACTGGTCGCTCCAGAACGCCTGGGAAGCGGTTGCGTCCTGTTGGTGCAGCCAGGCGATCAGGTCGCGGTAGCGTCCGCCCGTAGCCGGTACAGGCTCACCTCGATAGCGCTGCAGCACTTCGCCCAGCAGCAGTGAGTTGCTCCAGCCGTCGAGCAGGATGTGGTGGTGGGTGTAGATCAGGTGATGGCGGTTCTCGCCGGTGCGCACCAGGCACAGACGCAGCAGTGGTGCGGTACTGAGGTCGAAACCTTGCAGGCGATCCTGTTCGGCCAACTGCGCCAGCGCCTCGCTGAGGTCGTCACGCAGTTGCCAGTCGAGATAGCGGAACGGCAGCTCGATTCGACGGTGCACCAATTGCACCGGTTGGGCCAAACCATTTTCCCAGATGAAGCTGCTGCGCAGAATGTCGTGGGCGTCCACGGCCGTTTCCCAGGCCTTGCGGAAAGCCTCGGGGTCGAGTGCTTCGACATCCACGCACATTTGCGTGATGTAGTCGCCACTACCTTCGGCATACAGGGTGTGGAACAGCATACCTTGTTGCATCGGTGACAATGGGTAGATGTCTTCGATGTTGCCGGCTGGCACCGGCAGCGTATCGAGTTGCATCTGGGTGAGGTTCGCCAGCTTGAAGTCGGAAGGCGTGACGCCATGCTGACTCGGTAGGCAGCAATGCTCCACCACTCTGGCCAATTCGGCCATATAGTCGTTGGCCAGGCGCTGCAAGGTGGTGCTGTCGAACATCTCGGTGCTGAAGGTCCAGCCCATGCTCAGTTCGCCGCCATACACCTGGCCATTGAGGGTCAGCCAGTTGCCCAGCGGTGCGTTTGCATCCTGTTCGGCACCGGCGGGGTCGCCGGTAGGGATGAATAGGGCGCCTTGCTCTTCGCCGAAGCTTGCGTCGAACTGGCCCAGATAGTTGAAGGTGATACGCGGCTGCGGCAATGCTTGCATGCGCTCGCGGCTCTCGGGCGTGCCCAAGTAACGCAGAGCACCATGGCCGATGCCTTTGTCGGGAATGGCCCGCAGTTGCTCCTTGACGTGTTTGATCGCCAGTCCCAGATCATCGGCGGGGGTCAGGTGTACCGGGAACATACTGGTGAACCAGCCCACGGTACGCGATAGGTCGATGTCGTCGAACAGCTCCTCGCGGCCATGACCTTCGAGCTGTACCAGCATGCTGCGTTCACCGGTCCAGCGGCAGATCACTCGCGCCAATGCGGTGAGCAGCAGATCGTTGACCTGGGTGCGGTAGGCCGCTGGGGCATGTTGCAACAGGGCACGAGTCTGCGCTTGTGGCAGGCGTGCATGCACGGTCATGGCATTGCGGTTCTGCAGGCCACCTTCGGGGTTGTCGCACGGCAGGCCCTCAGGGGCACCCTGCAGCTGGCGTTGCCAGAACACCTCGTCCTGCTGGCCGAGGCGGGCGCGAGCATAGCCTTCGAGGTGCTCGGCCCAGTGTTTGAAAGCGCTTGTCTTGGCGGGTAGCTTGACCTTGCGAGTGGCCTGCAGCTGTTCGTAGGCGAATTGCAGGTCTTCGAACAGGATGCGCCAGGACACTCCGTCGACCACCAGATGATGCACCACCAGGTGCAGGCGCTGACTGCCATCGGGCAGTTCGGCGAGCATGGCGCGCAGCAACGGGCCGTTAGTCAGGTCGAGGCTGCGTTGGTTCTGTTCGCCCATTTCGCGCAGATCTTCGAGGTTTTCCAGGCGCAGACTGCGCAGCAGCGGTTCGCTCAGTTCGGCCGGCGGCCGGTGCTCGGCCACCCAGCCCAGGCCTTGTTCACGGAACACCAGGCGTAGGGCGTCATGGTGTGCCAGCAAGGCGCGCAGGGCCTCTTCGAGGATGGCAGGCTCTAGTGCCTGGCGTGGCTTGAGTACCACAGCCTGGTTCCAATGATGACGTTGTTGCTGAACCTCTTCGAAGAACCATTGCTGAATTGGCAGCAGCAGTGCGATTCCTGTTACTGGCCCTTGGTCGATGACCTGACCCTGCTCGATGTGCTGGGCAATGCCAGCCAGACGGGCCACGCTCTGGTGCTGGAACAGCTCCTTGGTAGTGAAACGGATACCAGCCTGGCGAGCGCGGCTGACCATCTGAATGGAGATGATCGAGTCGCCACCGAGTTCAAAGAAGTTGTCGTCGCGGCCGACCCGTTCGACTTGCAGCACCTGCTGCCAGAGTTCGGCAATCTGTTGCTCCAGGCCTTCGCGGGGGGCTGTGTAGCCCTGTTGCTGTGCCTGGCTGTCGGGCTGTGGCAACGCCTTGCGATCAAGCTTGCCATTGGTGGTCAGCGGCAGGCGTTCGAGCAGTAGCACATGCGCGGGGACCATGTAGTCGGGCAGCGACGCCTTGAGCCGGGCCTTGAGCTCGGCGATCTCCAGTCGTGCATCGTCGGCCACCACGTAGGCCACCAGTTGCGCGCCGCTGGGGCCAGGTTGCGCCAGCACCACTGCATCACGAATGCCGTCGAGGGCTTGCAGGCGCGCCTCGATTTCACCCAGCTCGATACGGAAGCCACGAATTTTCACCTGATGGTCGATACGGCCGATGTATTCGATCGCTCCATCGGCAGTGCAGCGTGCCAGGTCACCGGTTCGGTACAGGCGGCTGCCGTCATTGTCGAACGGGTTGGGAATGAAGCGCGTGGCAGTGAGATCGGCGCGGTTGAGGTAGCCACGGGCAAGACCCGCGCGGCCGACATACAGCTCACCGATACAGTTGTGCGGCACCGGATTGAGCTGGGCGTCGAGCAGGTACCAGGACAGGTCCGCAATCGGCTCACCAATCGGGCTGACGCTGGCTTGCTGGAGGTCGGCGCACGACAACGGGCGATAGGTGACGTGTACGGTGGTCTCGGTGATGCCGTACATGTTGACCAGGCGTGGGGCCTGGTCACCGAAGCGCTGGAACCAGGGCGTCAGGCTGCCGATATCGAGGGCTTCGCCGCCGAACACCACATGCCGCAGGCGGTTGTCACGCTGAAGGTTCTGTTCGGCGCAGGCCACATGCATGAGCTGGCGAAAAGCCGAAGGGGTCTGGTTGAGGACGCTGACGCCTTCGTCGCACAGCAAGGCGTAGAAGTCGTCGGGGGCACGCGTGGTGTCTTGAGGCACGATCAGCAGGCGACCACCATGGAGCAGGGCACCGAAGATCTCCCACACCGAGAAGTCGAAGGCATAGGAGTGGAACAGGCTCCAGACATCGTCGTGGTCGAAGCCGAACCAGTCCTGGGTGGCGCCGAACAGGCGCAGCACGTTGCGGTGCGGCAGCAGCGTGCCTTTGGGCCGGCCGGTGGAGCCTGAGGTGTAGATGACATAGGCCAGGTTGTCTGGACTCAGGGCAACCTCCGGGTTGTGCTCGGGCTGCTCGGCAAAGCTCGCGTCGAGGGCGACGGTTGCCAGCCCTTCGGGCAGCGGCAGGTGCTGGAGCACCGCCGGTTGCCCCAGGAGCAGGGCGATGCCGCTGTCCTCGATCATGTAGGCCAGGCGGTCCTCGGGGTATTGCGGGTCGAGCGGTACATAGGCGCCGCCGGCCTTGAGGATGGCGAGGATAGCCACAAGCATGTCGAAGGAGCGCGCGCAGGCCAGGCCAACCAGGCGGTCGGGGCCGACGCCCTGGCTGATCAGGTGATGGGCCAGGCGGTTGGCGCGACGGTTGAGCGCCTCATAACTCAGGTGCTGGCCTTCAAAGGTCAGGGCGATGGCCTGGGGGCGAAGGGCGGCCTGCTGCTCGATCAATTGATGCAGGCAACGCTCGACTTCGAAGTGGCGGGGCACCGGGTTCCATTGCGCCAGCATCGCCTGTTGCTCATCCTGGTCGAGCAATGTCAGTTCACCGATACGCTGCTGCGGGTTCCGGGCAATGGCGCGCAATAGATTCAGCCAGTGATTGGCCAGCAAACGTGCATCTTGAGCATCGAACAGATCGGTTGCATAGATGAACGAGGCCGACAGGCTCTGCTCTGATTCGTAGGTGTTGAGGGCCAGGTCGAACTGCGCGGTCTGGTTGGCCCACTCGATCGCTTCGACAGACAATCCCTGGATATCCCCGGCCGTCACTGCGGCGCTGACCGGCGCGGCGCTG is a window of Pseudomonas sp. DG56-2 DNA encoding:
- a CDS encoding non-ribosomal peptide synthetase; translation: MMQSKALSDLIERFIKLPTAQRKTLYQQMVSKGVNIARLPIPVTRDSFERIALSFAQERQWFLWGLDPSSSAYNLPTALRLRGALDVPALQGSFDALVMRHESLRTRFVEEGDQRLQVVEAEGRIVMEQLALPATGNDTTDRLDAYIAEQIARPFDLQSGPLLRVQLLRLGADDHVLLLVQHHIVSDAWSMQVMVRELIAGYSQKSAGQPTTLPDLPIQYADYALWQRHWMEAGGREEQLAYWREQLGDEQPVLQLPASRPRPPVRSDRGALHKVELDAELGQALKALAKQQGVTLFMLMLAAFQALLHRCSGQDDIRVGVPIANRNRVETEGLIGFFVNTQVLRAQLHGELPFSDLLQQVKQRALGAQAHQDLPFEQLVDALQPERNMSHTPLFQVVYNHLSAAPVSAAVTAGDIQGLSVEAIEWANQTAQFDLALNTYESEQSLSASFIYATDLFDAQDARLLANHWLNLLRAIARNPQQRIGELTLLDQDEQQAMLAQWNPVPRHFEVERCLHQLIEQQAALRPQAIALTFEGQHLSYEALNRRANRLAHHLISQGVGPDRLVGLACARSFDMLVAILAILKAGGAYVPLDPQYPEDRLAYMIEDSGIALLLGQPAVLQHLPLPEGLATVALDASFAEQPEHNPEVALSPDNLAYVIYTSGSTGRPKGTLLPHRNVLRLFGATQDWFGFDHDDVWSLFHSYAFDFSVWEIFGALLHGGRLLIVPQDTTRAPDDFYALLCDEGVSVLNQTPSAFRQLMHVACAEQNLQRDNRLRHVVFGGEALDIGSLTPWFQRFGDQAPRLVNMYGITETTVHVTYRPLSCADLQQASVSPIGEPIADLSWYLLDAQLNPVPHNCIGELYVGRAGLARGYLNRADLTATRFIPNPFDNDGSRLYRTGDLARCTADGAIEYIGRIDHQVKIRGFRIELGEIEARLQALDGIRDAVVLAQPGPSGAQLVAYVVADDARLEIAELKARLKASLPDYMVPAHVLLLERLPLTTNGKLDRKALPQPDSQAQQQGYTAPREGLEQQIAELWQQVLQVERVGRDDNFFELGGDSIISIQMVSRARQAGIRFTTKELFQHQSVARLAGIAQHIEQGQVIDQGPVTGIALLLPIQQWFFEEVQQQRHHWNQAVVLKPRQALEPAILEEALRALLAHHDALRLVFREQGLGWVAEHRPPAELSEPLLRSLRLENLEDLREMGEQNQRSLDLTNGPLLRAMLAELPDGSQRLHLVVHHLVVDGVSWRILFEDLQFAYEQLQATRKVKLPAKTSAFKHWAEHLEGYARARLGQQDEVFWQRQLQGAPEGLPCDNPEGGLQNRNAMTVHARLPQAQTRALLQHAPAAYRTQVNDLLLTALARVICRWTGERSMLVQLEGHGREELFDDIDLSRTVGWFTSMFPVHLTPADDLGLAIKHVKEQLRAIPDKGIGHGALRYLGTPESRERMQALPQPRITFNYLGQFDASFGEEQGALFIPTGDPAGAEQDANAPLGNWLTLNGQVYGGELSMGWTFSTEMFDSTTLQRLANDYMAELARVVEHCCLPSQHGVTPSDFKLANLTQMQLDTLPVPAGNIEDIYPLSPMQQGMLFHTLYAEGSGDYITQMCVDVEALDPEAFRKAWETAVDAHDILRSSFIWENGLAQPVQLVHRRIELPFRYLDWQLRDDLSEALAQLAEQDRLQGFDLSTAPLLRLCLVRTGENRHHLIYTHHHILLDGWSNSLLLGEVLQRYRGEPVPATGGRYRDLIAWLHQQDATASQAFWSDQFSHFEAPTLLAHALAPNGYAAQGHGEHFHRLDATSTAALNAFARQQKVTFNTVLQAAWILLLQRLTGQATVTFGTTVSGRPSGLKGIEQQVGLFINTLPVVASPRAELRVADWLQQVQAQGLALREQEHAPLYEIQRWVAQGGEALFDNILVFENYPVAQALQQARGNGPRFANVRNQEQTNYPLTLQAILGDELTLQFSHAHAAFCSADIQRLGQQVEALLRAMLANPQQALGELTLLSGEAQRAAIAQWNPTPQVFDVEHCLHTLIERQATLRPAAIALTFEGQHLSYEALNRRANRLAHHLISQGVGPDRLVGLACARSFDMLVAILAILKAGGAYVPLDPQYPEDRLAYMIEDSGIALLLGQPAVLQHLPLPEGLATVALDASFAEQPEHNPEVALSPDNLAYVIYTSGSTGRPKGTLLPHRNVLRLFDATQDWFGFDHNDVWSLFHSYAFDFSVWEIFGALLHGGRLLIVPQDTTRAPDDFYALLCDEGVSVLNQTPSAFRQLMHVACAEQHLQRDSRLRHVVFGGEALDIGSLAPWFQRFGDQAPRLVNMYGITETTVHVTYRPLSCADLQQASVSPIGEPIADLSWYLLDAQLNPVPHNCTGELYVGRAGLARGYLNRADLTATRFIPNPFDNDGSRLYRTGDLARCTADGAIEYIGRIDHQVKIRGFRIELGEIEARLQALDGIRDAVVLAQPGPSGAQLVAYVVADDAQLEIAELKARLKASLPDYMVPAHVLLLERLPLTTNGKLDRKALPQPDSQAQQQGYTAPREGLEQQIAELWQQVLQVERVGREDDFFELGGHSLLVINLVSQLQLSLGLKVTPQEVFHHPVLGNFAASLDPQAGLAGKEKLNALEALLDEMEEV